A stretch of DNA from Mesorhizobium onobrychidis:
CACGGGATGCCGCCAATGAGGCCGTCCACGCATCCACGCCAGCGCCGGCCGTCGAAGGTTCTGGCATCGCTCCAAATAGGAGCTTGATGCAGGAGTCCCGCTTCCATCGCTGAAACCAGTTGCGCGCAGGCGAAAGCTTCCCTCTCCACGAGCACGACGCTGCGAGCGCCTGGAATTGCCAGTCCGACGCCGAGATCGAGTCCGCCGCCGCCGGTGCAGATGGAGAGGATGTCGAGACGTTCGGGACGTAGAGCCACATGGTTCAAGCCGCCCTCCCCGCTTCGACATCAACAGCGACGCGGTAGTCTTCCTCGATCGTCCGGAGGATGATGACCTCATGGCGCTTGGCCTCGACCTCGTAGTCGGGGCGCTTGTCGCGGCCGGTCGAGAACTTCTCGAGCCATTGGTTCTTGGCGACGATCATCTGCCGGATGCAGTGGAGCTTGATCGCGTAGGTGATGGGTTCGCTCATGCGGCTTCCGCCGCGCAATGAAGGCCGCACTCGACGTCGTGTTCTTCGAGGTCGAACTCATCGAACATATCGGGAGAACGACGGACCTCCTCGACCAAGGCTGCGACACTGTCTCGCTTGTCGAACCAGCCCCGTTCCTGTTTACCCCTGTGGCGGCTCTCATTTTCGGACCACCATTGCGCCCGGCTGGGGTCATCGCGAATGATGCGCTTGCGGATGCCCTTGCCTTTCAAGAAGCAGAGGTCGCAATTGCCCTCATAGTCGCGCAGCCCCAAGTCAAAACCTTGTGGCAACGGGCCGGTAAGGTTGAGCGGGTCCGTGTTGTCGCCCAACCAGAACCGCATGACATCTGGCTTCGTCACCTTGGCCCTTGCCAGTGGGAATACCACTTGACGCGGGGGTACACGCGGGACTTGGACACCTTTCTTTTTGATGAAATTGGCGTTTTCCAAAGCCTTCAGGATGCGATGGCCCTCGTCGTTGCGAAGGCCGATAACCTCGGCGTAGTGGCCATCCTTGAAGCCAATCGAGCGGGCGAAGGCGAAGAGCGTCCTGACTTTTAGAAATTCGGTGCACCAGCGCTCAAACGAGTTTGGGAGCCGCTGTTTCCAATCGATTAGAGCCTTGAAAGGCTCGCCATCCCTAGAGGCGCTGTTGAACCCGACTTCCTCGAAGGCTGGCACGCCCTTGCGCCACTCAAGCCAATGAATCTTGACGCCCCACCGGCTTCCGCACTCATGGACGAAGCGCAACGTCTCCTCGCGCTCCTTGCCGGTGTTGGCAAAGGCGACGACGACGTCGCCGGGCAGCTTGCCGCCATGTGCCCGCAGGATATCATGCAGCATGAAGGCGCTCGTGCGCCCGCCAGAGAACGAGATCAGCGCCGGGCCGGTGATCAAGTAAGGGTTCATGCGGCTTCCTTGTTCTTCACCAGCCGCGCCTGGTGGCATTGGCAGTAGCTCTCAAGCTTGCCGACCGGCATGCCGCAGACCAGCGACTGGCTGGTTGCCGGGGTGTTGAGGCTCATGTCGACGGGCCAGCGGCAGCGATCGAACAGACAGTCGACGAAGCGCATGCCGACCAGGTGCGGCTCTGCCGTGCGTCGCGGATGGTATGTTGGCGGCGATCGGTATTCGAAGGTGGCGGGTGCCTGCTCGGTATCGAGGGCGGTGACGGCCTGGGCATGGATGCGGCCTGGAAGTTGGTAGGGCGATGGTTTCCAGCCTTCCGGCTTGGCCTTCTTAGGCCGCCCGCCCTTCCTGCCAGCCTTGGGACCGGGCAGCCCGATCTTGTTCAGCGTCTTGTTGCGGTGGACGATGCCGATGATCGCGTTGCGCGAGACGTCCCTGCCGTGCGCGGCGCTGAACTCGGCGGCGATCTTCAACGCCGACAGGCCCTCTTTCAGCCATTCCTCAATACTGACGATTTCAGCGTCGGTGTAGCCTCTTATGCCGGTGCTCATGCTGCGCGCTCCGCTGTTGGTGAAAGGCCGCCGATCCTGCGGCGAGCAATCTCTGCGTATTCGGGGTTTAGTTCGATCAGCGTGCAGTCATGCCCGAAGCTGGCAGCGACGATAGCTGTCGTGCCGGACCCTCCGAACGGGTCGAGGATCTGAGCCGGGGCGCGTCCGTAGACGTCGCAGATAGGGCCACAGCCACGCGCGGCGCCGCAGCAAGCACAGACTGTCGGTGGTGCACCGGCGCCGATGCATCGGCGGGCGAGCTCGCGGGGGAATGTGGCGAAGTGCGCTTCGCGGAACCCCTCAATATTGAAGGTCCAGACGTTCCGGCCGTTGCGCATCTCGGGAACGTAGGTTTCCACCCATGTCCCTTCGCGGTTCTGACCGGCAGTGCTACCCTTCGCTGGCTTGTACTGGCCGTCCTTCCGTCGAGCGTGAGCGCCGCCGGTGACGGGCTCTTTCAGCGCTTCCGGGTTGAAATAGTAGGTTTCGCTCTTGGTGAGCAGCCAAATCTTTTCATGGACAGCAGCGGGGCGATCGGCGATCGATTCGGGCTTCGGGTTGGTCTTGTTCCAGATGATCTCCGAACGGACCCACCAACCATCGTCCTGCAGGGCAATCGCCAGGCGGTTGGGGACCATGCACAGGTCCTTTGGCTTCATGAACCCGCCGGCAACGATGCGCCCGCCGCTCTCGATATGGGATTGCCGATCACCTGAAGAGAACGCGCCCCTCGCCTTTGAGTGCTTCGGGTCATAGATCGGCCCGATCGTCGAGAACGGCTTGTCGCGAAACGTCCGGTCGTCGTTTTCAACATCGACCGCGGCGCGCCCGTTTGGCGTTGTCGCGTAGCAGTCGCCGTAGTTGATCCACAGCGTGCCATGCGCCTTCAGGACGCGGCGGACCTCGCGGTAGACACGCACCATCGTATCCAGATGCTCGCCGAGCGTCGGCTCGAGCCCGATCTGGCCTTCGATCCCATAATCCCGGAGCCCCCAATAAGGAGGGGAGTTCACGACACAGTCGAAACTGTTGTCCGGCAGCTTTCGGAGTTGCTCGAAGACGTCGCCTATCAGGATCTGTACCGCCATCAGCCGGCAGCCCCTACCGAGCGCCGCCGAGATGGTGCCGCCGTGCCCGTCATGACGCTGCGCAGCCGACCAAAGGCGACATTCTCGATCTGGCGCACGCGCTCCTTGGAGATGCCGAGCAGACCGGCGAGGGTTTCCAGCGTCGAGCCTTCCTCGGACAGCCAGCGGGCTTCGATGATCACCTTCTCGCGGCCCTTGAGCTTGCCGACCGCGCCGGCGAGCTTTGCCGACAGGCGCTCGCCGTCGATCGCGGCCTCAGTGACCGCGTCGGGCAGTGGCGCGGTATCCGGCAGGATGTTGGCGTAAGCCTGGCCTTCGCCGTCATTCATGCGGTTCGTCGCGTCGATCGAGTGTTCATGCACGATGCGATGGCCTTGAAAGAACATCGCCCTGGTCTTGTTGGTGAGCGGCGGCTTGACCGCCGTCGTGCCGCGAAGGACGGCGTCGGTGATTTCGTGGCGGACCCACCATTGCGCATAGGTGGAAAAGCGCAGGCCGCGCTCGGGCTGGAATTTCTTGGCCGCGATCATCAGGCCGATATTGCCTTCCTGAATCAGGTCTTCGCTCGGCACCGGCGATCTGGCGAATTTCTTGGCGATGCTGAGGACAAGCGGCCGATGCGCCTCGACGATCTGGTGCAGCGCCGCCTCGTCGCGATGGTCGCGCCAGCGGATGGCGAGCGCCTGTTCCTGCTCTCGGGTCAGAAAGGGTTTTGAGCGGGCCTGGGCCATCAGAACCCCCTCGGCGGGACAAAAAGGCAGATGGTCTTTCCGTCGGCCGCGCCAGCCCGGGTGCAGTGGTGAAACCTGCCGTCAGGGCTGGGCTTGACCTTCGGGTCTGTCATCGGGATGAGTTCGCCGGTGAGGCGGATTTCGTAGCCGCGGGCGCCCTCGATGATGGCGGCGTCCTTGACTTCGCGGCAGTCGTAGCCGCTGCAGCATGAAAATGGATACGTCCAGCCTTGCGGCGCTGCCGCCGTCGGCGTGGCCTCATGAGGTTCCGCTGGCCGTGTCCCGAAAACGATGGCCAGCCCGACCAGGCCGACCCACGCCACAAGACCGAGCGTTGTGAACGCGACGGCCTTCGTCGATATCATCCGCATCTTCGTCCCCGTATTGTCCCTCGACGAAGCGCCGCGCCTCGCCATCCAGATCCCCGCCCGCCTTTTCCATGCGGGCGAGGATGTCTTTGATCGATCCGATCACGGGGCGCCGTAGAACACCGGCTGGCCGGTGGCGTCCGACACGGCCGAGACGACGCTCTGGAACGCAGCCTGCTCGCCGATCTGGCGGTTCATGATTGCAATCTTGAAGGTCAGTTCGCCGCGGTCGATCTTGTAGCGAAGCCGTGCCTGGAACTGCCGGACCTCGCCGCCCTGAAACACCGGGCAGACGATAGTGATCAGGTCTGGAACGGTGATCTTGCCGTTCTTGGTCGAGGTCTGGTCGGTTTCCTCGTAGCCGATCGAAACCGTACCGTCGGCAAGCTTGGTGCCCTGCTTGAACTTGACCTCGCGCTCGACCTTCAGTTCGGCCGCGATCTCGAGCAGCGCGCCGCCTTCGGGTGCGGCGATCGTGTAGAGCATTTCCTCGAGCAGCACGGCGAGATCGGCCTGCTTGATGTTCTGGCCGTCGACGGCCCGCCAGCGCGCCCATTCGATCGTCCACGGGCACGGATGCGCGACGCGGTGCGTGGTGTAGTCGGGCCGGCCGAGCGTATCCTTGGCCGCATCCTCGCCGCCTGCCTGGTTGCTCGTCGAACCATGATGGTAGTCGATGACGGCAGTCATCAGGTTGGTCTTGAGGTCGGCGAAGATCACCGATGCGCCAGTCTTGTAGCGGTTGATGTAGTTGACGAAGCTCTCGGCGTCGTCCATGCGCGGCGTCGCCTTGATGCCGGTCAGCGGCGGAAGCAGCGGAGCCACCTTTTCGAGCTCGAAGCCCTCGGGAATAATGAAGCCAAAGCCGCCGTCCGGCAGCGTGATCTGCCTTGGCGTGACCAGCCCCATGCCGGCGCGGATCGCCGCCGCTATGGCGCCGGTGTTCTGTGCGTTGTCAGTCTCGAAATCCATATTTTCCTACTCCTGCGGGTTTCTGCGTCGGTTGTTGAAGTCCGCCTCGACGACGACGGGAATCTCGGGCTGACGCGGGTCCTTGCGCGTGAACTCGTTTTCGTCCTGGTCGAAGAAGAAGATGCTCTCGACGCGCGGCGGCTGCGGCACGGAGAACTTGAGCTCCGAGCCGAAGATGAAGGCATCACCCTTCTTTTTCAGCTTGAGCTTGATGGTGATCTCGCCGCTGCCGCCATGCTGGTCGATGGCGTTGCGGATCTCGGCGAGCGCGTCTTCGGCGTCGTCGACCAACTTCTTGCGGTCGGCCTCTCGGATAATCTGGATGAGTGATTTAATGGTAGCCTCCTATCGATTTGCGGGGGTGGAAAAGGCGCGTGACGGGGACCATCCGCGACGGAGGCGGGTTGCCAGTGTCTGGTAGTTGATGCCGCACAGTTCGGAGATTTCGACCAAGGACCGCAGCGCGCCGCTGTAGAGAAATACGGCGTTGGATCGCGTGTTCCTCTGCTGTTCGGTCCTAGTCGCCCACCGGCAGTTCGAGGGCGAATACGGCCCGTCGTTGTCTTCCCGGTCCAGCGAATGACCGGCTGTCGGCCGCTCGCCCATGTCATCGCAAAAGCATTCGGCACCGGTCCGACCGGCTTCGCCAAAGCGCCAGCGGTCACAGACCGTTATGCCCCGTCCGCCATAGTTGGCGTACCTTGGGTTCTCTGTGTCGAAGCAGCGCCCGATCGCATTTTGCAGGATGGAGTAGCGGGCATCGCGGGACAGACCATCGACAGTCTGTCGCTCAATTAATGCATCGCGCTTGAAGCAACCGCAGGACAGGGTGTGGCCGCTCACAACCGATGACCGGCGAAGCGTTATCTTCGAGCCACACTCGCAAGAGCAGGCGACCATATGGTGGCCGCCACGGCTTCCGAGTGCTTCGACGATGGTAAGCCTGCTTAACGTCAATGCCGTGTTCCTCTTTCACGTTGAACCGGCATCGAAGGTTGCCGGATTACCTCACCAGTGTGGCCCGCTCGGACGTCAGCCGGGTCAACTCCTGATCGATCTCGACGAGGCGTTCAGCCTCGACGGCCCGATCGACCCACTCAGCCGGTCGCCTGACCGCCGCCTTGAACAGCGACGGTCCGTACACACACAGCAACAGGGAGAAATGCTCGGCCGACGGGCGTGATCGTCGCTGCAGCCAGTTGTCGACGCTGGCACTGGAAATGCCGGTCATGGCTTCGACGTGATAGCCGGTCGAGGTCGGGAATTTGCACCGAAGCCAGCCGATGAGGCCGGCCAGGTCGAACAACTCTGCGGGAAGGTTCCCGCAAGTCTGCGGATTGGATTGGGCAGATATGAACACGGTTTCGCTCCACGATTGATCTCGTGGATCCTCGCGGTTCGAAATCACCCGAAGCGAAAAAAGCGGCGGGTTCTGGTTGGCAGCAACGCGGGAAACACGGGACTGCCATGCACGTAACGGATGCATGGGTATGGCCTCCAAGAACAGGAACAACAGTTGGATGGCGATGGAGAGGTTCGGTGATATTGCGATGCGCATTGTCAGAAGGTGCGCACCGCAGGACGAAAACAAGGACTTCAGCCGGGAGTCGTCCCCTCCTCTGGTTGAAGGTGGAAGCGGGAACGCCGGAGTGACAGGGGTTGGTCAGCGTCTCGGCGTTCCCGCGGACTCCTGCCGTCGCGGGCGGTTGGGCGGGGGGATGCGGCGGCAGGAATGACATCACGACTTGGCCTCCATGGCGGTCGTGCATTTGTGGCAGTGCACCCGGCCGTAGCCGGCGCACTCCGAAGGGTTGAGGCAATGTGGACGCAGCGCGGCGATCGACTTCGCCAAGCCTACCTTCAGGAAGGCCGGGACATCTGCGTCGGATGTTTTGGTGACGGCTTGCCCGGCATTGCTCCCGACATGACTACCCGGCTCTTCGCCGACCTGACCGACGAGGCTATTGGCACCCTCGCTTTTAGCGCTGCTCGGTGCCGGGCTTGGCTTGGGCTCGCCGTCGTGAGCCCCCGAAAGGGACGGGTCAGGTTTAATTTCGGAATTGGTTGCGTCGGTACCGCCGCCGACGCTCAGCCTACTTGCCTCTCCCGTCATGGGGGCGCCCTCAATGGCGCTGGTCCCACCGTTGTCTTCGGAGGCTTTCGCTTCGGGAATGGTGGCCGTGCTCTGGTCGCCAGACGGCACGGCATCGTCTGCTTGGGTCTGCGACGGAATGGCTGCGGAGGACGGAAGGTTCGAGCCGTCGCTCTCGCCTTCCTGACTATCCTCCGGGTGGAATGTCGACAGACTGGCTTGGAAAGGACCGTCGCCCTCCGCACTGTCCCCGTCTACCACCATGGACGCCGGTTGAGCCGTTTCCGGCTGTTCGAAGATCTCGCCCGTCTCAGCGTCGTGAGGCGGCAGGTCGGACGCGATGTTGGTGTGCTTCATCATGATGTCGGCGCCGCCATCGGCGGGCTTCCCGACAACCTTCAGGTCTGGCTTTTTGCCTTCGCCCCTCGTGCGCGCATACGCATGCGTATGCGAGGGCTTGGCAGCTGCTGCATCGTAAGCGGTCCGATAGAGGTCGAGAATCGCGTTGCGCTCGAGCATCGCGGCCTCGCCGTCCTTGGCCTTGCGGCGAAGCTCAGTGACCAGAGCGCCGACAGCAGTGCGATCAAAGCCGACACCCTTCAACTCGGCGTAGACTTCCTTCACGTCGTCGCCGATCGTGTCCTGCTCTTCGCGCAGCCGGAGGATGCGATCGACGAAGGCGCGCAACTGGCCGGCAGCGACGGTTTGCGATGTGGTCGTCACGTCGTCTGCTCCCTGTGTGATTTTGGGTTTGCGGCTCATGCTGCCTGCTCCTGGGATGGCGCGGTCGGCTTGTCGCGGCGACGCGACATCATGAAGGCGCGGATCTCCAATTCGGTCTCGGGCCAGATGCGGCCGCCATTGCGGAGCCGTTCGACCAGCCGGCCATTCTTGGCCGCCAGGATGCCGAACCGGTACGCGGACAGGCCGGTCTCGGTCATGAAAGTTTCGATTTCGGAGATGAGCGATTTAGCCATGCCGCGAGAATTAGCACGCTTTAGCGTACGCTGTCAACACGGTTGGAGCGAACGAAATAAAGTGCACACGCTTCGGCGTGAATTTGATTATAGATAATGAATGACTAACGATGATGATGAATGGTGGGGACGGCTACGGGACGCGATCGAGACAGCCAAAAATGGCGGGCGGTCGTACCGCGAAATCAGCCTCGAGGCCAAGCAGGGCCGCAACTATGTGCAGCAGATGATGAAGAACGGGAAGGCGCCGGGGGCCGATGTCGTCGCCAAGCTGTGCAAGGCGCTCGGCGTCAGCATAACCTATATTTTCACAGGGGCTCGAATGACGGCAGAAGCAGAAGAGATGCTGGTTCTGTTTTCGCGTCTCGACGAAGAGGCGAAGGACAGCCTTCTTGGTTTGCTGAAGAAGATGCCTTCAACGCCGCCAGACGACGAAGCTCCACAAGGATGATTTGCTGATCCCCTGGCTGAAGTCGCGTGAACAACGCAAAGGCTTCTAATGTCTTTTTCATGCTTTCCCCGCCAGACGGCCAAAACCGCCGCTTGTAACCGGTTCTCGCCCGGTTTCATATCGTTTAAGTGTCCAAACTAGACAGTAGGTCGGCCGCCCTTTTGATCGCGGCGATCAGCGTCTCAAAGAAGGCTGGCTTCCGCTCCGGTGAAATCATGATCGGCACGGTTCGATGCCCGATTCGGATGACATTCGCCCGCCCCTGAGCCTTGAGCTCATTGACGTGTCGATGGACGGTCGTCCTGGGGATAAGCGTGAGGGTGGCGATGTCGCTTACGGAAAGCGGGCGCCCCTCGTATTGGCCCAGATGGATGGCAAGGATGATCCATGTCACGTCGACAGGATCCCCCTCCTCTATCCATGCGCTTCTTATTTCGAACATGAAGCGAAGCACGACCGCCCTGCGGCGGCGTTCGCTGGGCGATACGTTCTGCACGCACCTTCCTCCACAATCCCAGCCGTTCAACAGTAAACGGAATCGGCCGGTTCCTACGCTCATTCTAATGTACCGAACTAAATCGGTTCGTGCAAGAAATTTTGCACGCCATGGCGTACGATTTTTTGCGATGCCCGTTGACGTGTACGCTATGGCGTGCATAATGGCTCCACACAACGGAGCCGGACATGAACGCTATCGCCGCCCAGGTCACACTGCTTTCCCAAACGCTGGCGAAGTGCGCCGCGCCGTCCATCAACATCGCTCCGAGCGTCATCGACTTCGGGCAGCAGAAGGCCGAACGCCTGACAGCGATGGCCCGTGCCGCCGGGAAGATTTCCGCATCGGTCCATGGCGGCAACCGCTTCGCGCAGATGCTAAACCCTGCCGACTTCGCGGTGCTTAAAGCCTTCGTCGCCTATGCCGATGGTGAGTTCGCGCTGTCGCAGGTGACGCGCCGCGACGACCTCGTCGACTTCCAGCACAGCCCCGACGGCTATTCCGACTATCGCGATAGGGAGAAGCTGTGATGAACCTCCCCGGCTACGACGCTTGGAAGCTGATGTGCCCCGAAGAGGAGCACGAATCCAGAGGCGGCAAGATCTGCCCTGAGTGTGGGGCCTGGCACCAATCGCAATGCGACATGGAAGGCGCAGGCGTCTGCGCTTGGGAAGAGAGCCAGCCGGACCCTGACGCACTCATGGAGGCGCGTCGCGACGATCGGGAGCGCGAGCGCGACTGGCCGGAGGACATTTTCTGATGAGGTTCGATGGGAAGCGTTACCGTGACTGCCGTTTCTGCCGCGGCAGAGGCTGCCTCTACTGCGAAAGTGAGGCGAACGCCGAATACAAGCGTCAGTTTCCGGACGGCCCAAAGCCGATTGCCACCTTCGACATGACGACGCCGGAAGGCATCGAAGCGGCACGAAAGGCCATCGGGCGCGAGGCGATCGAGAAGGCGTTCGGACCCGGTGGCGGCGGCATAGCCGAGTTCATCACGAACATCGCGAAGCCGGTGCAGCCATGAAATCTGACCTCGTCGACATTGCCATGGTGCGACATGCCGAGACGGATAAGGCGGTCTTGGTGTCGGAGACGGCACACCGCGCGGATGCAGTCTGGCTGCCGAAGTCTCAGATCGAAATCAGCAACGACGGCCACAAGAATTTCGTGACCATCACCATGCCCGAGCGGCTTGCCCTCGATAAGGGGCTGATCTGATGACCGCGTCGCGCGACAACGGTGGGCCGGCCTTCCCTTCTACGGAAGATCACCCGTCCTACGATCTCCCGATGCACTGCTTTGGCATGAGCCTTCGTGACTGGTTCGCTGGGCAGGCGCTTGCGGGTGATCTCGCAGCAACGCCGAATTGCCGCCCGTCGATCATCGGTAGCGCCGAGCGGGCCTACGCCTACGCCGACGCCATGCTGGCCGAAAGGGCAAAGCCGTGAGCGCCTGCCGCTGCAAAGACCGCCCGTCTGGCGGATTCCTCTCCGGTGATCTCGCCATGGCGGCAATCGTCCTGTGGTCGAGCGGGCAGTTCTGCACCGCTGATATCTCCAACCTTCTGACCGTCGGCGAGGACCAGGTCGACCGCACCATTCGTGCGGCGCGCGACACCGCCCGGCAGAACGACAGGAAGGCCGCACGCGCATGACCGAACCCAGCATCATCGACGCCCTGGCGACGTGGTCGGAGTGGCACGCAGATGTGCCGCCGACCGGCTCGACGGGCTCCTACGCGGTCGACATGCAGATCGCCGACGCCTTCCGCATGATGATCTACCTCGGCGACCACACGCAGCGCCTGCGCTGGATCGAGCGCGAGGCCAGCGACCCGAACGACCAGCGCGTCGGCGAGCCCTACCGGGCCGCAATCATCGCGTGGTGGCTCGCAATCTACGACGACAGGAAAATCAGGAGGATGGCGGCATGACCGACTTTTACGCCTATTGGCGCGAAGAGCTTGTGAACCCGGGCTGCAACGCCCGCGACACCGATCGCCGCGACCTCGCCGGCTTCTACCGGATGAATGCCGCCAAGACCAAGCCGGACTATCCGGTGGCGATGTGGATGAACGCCGACGACACGTTGCTGTTGCTCAAGATCGGGCGACAGAAGCCGATCGAGCAAAAGACCGACAAGTTTTGGGATTTCGAGGGCTCCGGCTGGTTTCACTGCGTCGCGGTCGAGCACGCCGAATATCTGAAGGCGTTCGAAACCGGCGAATGGAGCGACGGCAAGCCGGCGCGCAAGGTCGAGAAGGTCGTAGAGCCGCCCAAGGAGCCCGAACCGGCGCCAGCGCCGCAGGAAGTCGCCAACGCGCCATCCGTGCGCGTGCCTGGCGTGCCTGTGGCCGCTGGCGACAATGGCGGGCCGCCGCTCGGCCATGACATCGCCGAACAGGTCAAGGCCGAGAACGCGCTGCTGCGCACACTGACCGCCAAGCCGGT
This window harbors:
- a CDS encoding Nin-like protein codes for the protein MNPYLITGPALISFSGGRTSAFMLHDILRAHGGKLPGDVVVAFANTGKEREETLRFVHECGSRWGVKIHWLEWRKGVPAFEEVGFNSASRDGEPFKALIDWKQRLPNSFERWCTEFLKVRTLFAFARSIGFKDGHYAEVIGLRNDEGHRILKALENANFIKKKGVQVPRVPPRQVVFPLARAKVTKPDVMRFWLGDNTDPLNLTGPLPQGFDLGLRDYEGNCDLCFLKGKGIRKRIIRDDPSRAQWWSENESRHRGKQERGWFDKRDSVAALVEEVRRSPDMFDEFDLEEHDVECGLHCAAEAA
- a CDS encoding GcrA family cell cycle regulator gives rise to the protein MSTGIRGYTDAEIVSIEEWLKEGLSALKIAAEFSAAHGRDVSRNAIIGIVHRNKTLNKIGLPGPKAGRKGGRPKKAKPEGWKPSPYQLPGRIHAQAVTALDTEQAPATFEYRSPPTYHPRRTAEPHLVGMRFVDCLFDRCRWPVDMSLNTPATSQSLVCGMPVGKLESYCQCHQARLVKNKEAA
- a CDS encoding DNA-methyltransferase, translated to MAVQILIGDVFEQLRKLPDNSFDCVVNSPPYWGLRDYGIEGQIGLEPTLGEHLDTMVRVYREVRRVLKAHGTLWINYGDCYATTPNGRAAVDVENDDRTFRDKPFSTIGPIYDPKHSKARGAFSSGDRQSHIESGGRIVAGGFMKPKDLCMVPNRLAIALQDDGWWVRSEIIWNKTNPKPESIADRPAAVHEKIWLLTKSETYYFNPEALKEPVTGGAHARRKDGQYKPAKGSTAGQNREGTWVETYVPEMRNGRNVWTFNIEGFREAHFATFPRELARRCIGAGAPPTVCACCGAARGCGPICDVYGRAPAQILDPFGGSGTTAIVAASFGHDCTLIELNPEYAEIARRRIGGLSPTAERAA
- a CDS encoding sigma-70 family RNA polymerase sigma factor, with amino-acid sequence MAQARSKPFLTREQEQALAIRWRDHRDEAALHQIVEAHRPLVLSIAKKFARSPVPSEDLIQEGNIGLMIAAKKFQPERGLRFSTYAQWWVRHEITDAVLRGTTAVKPPLTNKTRAMFFQGHRIVHEHSIDATNRMNDGEGQAYANILPDTAPLPDAVTEAAIDGERLSAKLAGAVGKLKGREKVIIEARWLSEEGSTLETLAGLLGISKERVRQIENVAFGRLRSVMTGTAAPSRRRSVGAAG
- a CDS encoding YfdQ family protein yields the protein MDFETDNAQNTGAIAAAIRAGMGLVTPRQITLPDGGFGFIIPEGFELEKVAPLLPPLTGIKATPRMDDAESFVNYINRYKTGASVIFADLKTNLMTAVIDYHHGSTSNQAGGEDAAKDTLGRPDYTTHRVAHPCPWTIEWARWRAVDGQNIKQADLAVLLEEMLYTIAAPEGGALLEIAAELKVEREVKFKQGTKLADGTVSIGYEETDQTSTKNGKITVPDLITIVCPVFQGGEVRQFQARLRYKIDRGELTFKIAIMNRQIGEQAAFQSVVSAVSDATGQPVFYGAP
- a CDS encoding DUF2312 domain-containing protein yields the protein MSRKPKITQGADDVTTTSQTVAAGQLRAFVDRILRLREEQDTIGDDVKEVYAELKGVGFDRTAVGALVTELRRKAKDGEAAMLERNAILDLYRTAYDAAAAKPSHTHAYARTRGEGKKPDLKVVGKPADGGADIMMKHTNIASDLPPHDAETGEIFEQPETAQPASMVVDGDSAEGDGPFQASLSTFHPEDSQEGESDGSNLPSSAAIPSQTQADDAVPSGDQSTATIPEAKASEDNGGTSAIEGAPMTGEASRLSVGGGTDATNSEIKPDPSLSGAHDGEPKPSPAPSSAKSEGANSLVGQVGEEPGSHVGSNAGQAVTKTSDADVPAFLKVGLAKSIAALRPHCLNPSECAGYGRVHCHKCTTAMEAKS
- a CDS encoding helix-turn-helix domain-containing protein, which produces MTNDDDEWWGRLRDAIETAKNGGRSYREISLEAKQGRNYVQQMMKNGKAPGADVVAKLCKALGVSITYIFTGARMTAEAEEMLVLFSRLDEEAKDSLLGLLKKMPSTPPDDEAPQG
- a CDS encoding MarR family transcriptional regulator, producing MSVGTGRFRLLLNGWDCGGRCVQNVSPSERRRRAVVLRFMFEIRSAWIEEGDPVDVTWIILAIHLGQYEGRPLSVSDIATLTLIPRTTVHRHVNELKAQGRANVIRIGHRTVPIMISPERKPAFFETLIAAIKRAADLLSSLDT